The following proteins come from a genomic window of Eulemur rufifrons isolate Redbay chromosome 24, OSU_ERuf_1, whole genome shotgun sequence:
- the LOC138374521 gene encoding zinc finger protein 264, with amino-acid sequence MAAAVLSLTDQTQMSVTFDDVAVTFTKEEWGQLDPAQRTLYQEVMLENCGLLVSLGCPVPRPELIYQLEHGQEPWTVRKDLFQGLCPGDKEKPKTPEPTTCEPALPGGVSLREELTQRASGDSQLGQARYQNGPCEMHEGQLRPGIDPEEKLAGKRNPECDELGTAGGACSRMIQEQVCPRDTVHSLNSSGSGKEPMHQEEENIFKCNECGKVFNKKHLLAGHEKIHSGVKPYECTECGKTFIKSTHLLQHHMIHTGERPYECMECGKAFNRKSYLTQHQRIHSGEKPYKCNECGKAFTHRSNFVLHKRRHTGEKSFVCTECGQVFRHRPGFLRHYVVHSGENPYECLECGKVFKHRSYLMWHQQTHTGEKPYECSECGKVFLESAALVHHYVIHTGEKPFECLECGKAFNHRSYLKRHQRIHTGEKPFVCSECGKAFTHCSTFILHKRAHTGEKPFECKECGKAFSNRKDLIRHFSIHTGEKPYECVECGKAFTRMSGLTRHKRIHSGEKPYECDECGKSFCWSTNLIRHSIIHTGEKPYKCSECGKAFSRSSSLTQHQRMHTGRNSISVTNVARPFTSVQTSVTLRELLLGKDFMNVTTEANLLPEETTASDHAYQRETPQVSSP; translated from the exons ATGGCAGCGGCGGTGTTGTCACTGACGGACCAGACGCAG ATGTCTGTGACCTTTGATGATGTAGCTGTGACTTTCACCAAAGAGGAATGGGGGCAGCTGGATCCAGCTCAGCGAACCCTGTACCAGGAGGTGATGCTGGAAAACTGTGGGCTCCTGGTGTCTCTGG GGTGTCCTGTTCCCAGACCTGAGCTGATCTACCAACTAGAGCATGGGCAGGAGCCATGGACAGTAAGGAAAGACCTCTTCCAAGGACTCTGTCCAG GGGACAAAGAAAAACCTAAGACCCCAGAACCTACCACTTGTGAGCCAGCCTTGCCTGGAGGAGTCTCACTCCGAGAAGAACTAACACAGAGAGCCTCAGGGGACTCCCAACTGGGGCAAGCCAGGTATCAAAATGGGCCATGTGAAATGCATGAAGGACAGTTGAGACCAGGGATAGATCCTGAGGAGAAGCTTGCTGGGAAAAGGAACCCTGAATGTGATGAGTTAGGGACAGCTGGTGGTGCATgttccaggatgatacaagagcAAGTCTGTCCAAGAGATACAGTCCATAGCCTTAACTCAAGTGGATCAGGTAAAGAGCCCATGCATcaggaagaggaaaatatttttaaatgcaatgaatgtggaaaagtCTTCAACAAGAAACACCTCCTTGCTGGACATGAGAAAATTCACTCTGGAGTGAAGCCCTATGAATGCACAGAATGCGGGAAAACCTTTATTAAGAGCACACATCTCCTTCAGCACCACATGATCCATACTGGCGAGAGGCCCTATGAGTGCATGGAATGTGGAAAGGCCTTCAACCGCAAATCATACCTTACTCAGCACCAGAGGATTCACAGTGGAGAGAAGCCTTATAAGTGCAATGAGTGTGGAAAGGCCTTCACCCACCGATCCAATTTTGTCTTGCATAAAAGGAGACACACTGGAGAAAAATCCTTTGTGTGCACAGAATGTGGGCAAGTCTTTCGACATAGACCAGGTTTTCTTCGACACTATGTTGTCCACAGTGGTGAGAATCCCTATGAGTGCTTGGAGTGTGGCAAGGTCTTCAAACATAGGTCATACCTCATGTGGCACCAGCAGACTCATACTGGGGAGAAGCCCTATgagtgcagtgaatgtgggaaagtCTTCTTGGAGAGCGCAGCTCTTGTTCACCACTATGTTATCCACACTGGGGAGAAGCCCTTTGAGTGCCTAgagtgtgggaaggccttcaACCACAGGTCATATCTTAAGAGGCACCAGCGCATTCACACCGGGGAGAAGCCTTTTGTGTGCAGTGAATGTGGAAAGGCCTTCACCCACTGCTCTACTTTTATCCTGCATAAAAGGGcccatactggagaaaaaccttttgagtgtaaagaatgtggaaaagcctttagcAATCGCAAAGATCTCATTCGCCACTTTAGcatccacactggagagaagccctatgagTGCGTAGAGTGTGGAAAGGCCTTCACCCGCATGTCAGGCCTCACAAGACACAAGCGgattcatagtggagagaagcCTTATGAATGTGATGAGTGTGGGAAATCCTTTTGCTGGAGCACAAACCTCATTCGACACTCCATcatccacactggagagaagccctataaGTGTAGTGAATGTGGAAAGGCCTTCAGTCGCAGCTCATCCCTCACTCAGCATCAAAGGATGCATACTGGCAGAAACTCTATCAGTGTAACAAATGTGGCAAGACCTTTTACAAGTGTGCAAACCTCAGTTACCCTTCGCGAACTCCTTTTGGGGAAAGACTTTATGAATGTAACCACTGAAGCAAATCTTTTGCCAGAGGAAACAACTGCATCTGATCATGCATACCAAAGAGAAACCCCACAAGTGTCTTCACCGTGA